A window from Bufo bufo chromosome 1, aBufBuf1.1, whole genome shotgun sequence encodes these proteins:
- the LOC120988282 gene encoding olfactory receptor 1019-like — translation MNDCKNNTMTEFYMTPFSTSRRNEILIFTGFLFMYLLAVVGNLLIIALICGVPQLHSPMYFFLCNLSSVDVIYVSAIIPKMLFIMLTENKTISFHGCLIQLSFFMFCGIAEIYILTSMAYDRYVAVCSALHYSLIMTRKICIIIAISYMILSAVNSLMLTFMIFNLSFCYSHQINHFFCEILQLMALASSETKRMNMILSVEDFCGSLSLIFILTTYIRIISTVLKIRSSKGRLKAFSSCSSHIITVLLFYGPSIFMYMKPESEHSKEEDKILSMFYVVVVPMLNPFVYSLRNKEVLGAARKMTNVILK, via the coding sequence ATGAATGACTGTAAAAACAACACCATGACTGAATTCTACATGACCCCATTCTCCACCTCCAGAAGAAATGAAATTCTTATATTTACAGGATTTTTATTCATGTATCTGCTAGCAGTGGTGGGAAATCTGCTCATCATTGCACTGATCTGTGGTGTACCCCAACTTCACAGCCCCATGTATTTCTTCTTGTGTAATCTTTCTTCAGTTGACGTCATCTATGTCTCTGCTATTATACCAAAGATGTTGTTCATCATGTTAACAGAAAATAAGACAATCTCCTTCCATGGCTGCCTCATTCAGCTGTCCTTCTTCATGTTCTGTGGAATTGCTGAGATTTATATTCTGACCTCCATGGCTTATGATCGCTATGTGGCTGTTTGTTCTGCTCTGCATTATTCTTTGATCATGACTAGGAAAATTTGCATTATTATAGCAATTTCCTACATGATTTTAAGTGCTGTTAATTCCCTAATGTTAACCTTCATGATATTTAACTTATCATTCTGTTACTCTCACCAAATAAACCATTTCTTTTGTGAGATACTACAGTTAATGGCACTGGCTTCTAGTGAAACGAAGCGTATGAACATGATCCTCTCAGTTGAAGATTTTTGTGGAAGTTTAAGTTTGATATTTATTTTGACCACATATATAAGAATTATCTCCACAGTTTTGAAGATTCGTTCCTCTAAAGGACGGCTTAAAGCTTTTTCTAGCTGCTCCTCCCACATTATTACCGTCTTATTATTCTATGGACCAAGCATCTTCATGTACATGAAACCAGAGTCTGAACACTCTAAGGAAGAAGATAAGATTCTCTCAATGTTTTATGTGGTTGTGGTCCCAATGTTAAACCCTTTTGTATATAGCCTGAGGAACAAAGAAGTCCTGGGAGCTGCTAGAAAAATGACCAATGTAAtattgaaataa